The following is a genomic window from Pseudomonas promysalinigenes.
TGGCATTTCACGCGTTCATCCGTAGCGAACGAGCATTGATCAGCGCGCTTGTTGAACGATTTTCTGGGAAGTTGCCGACGATCCCTGCCACACCGTGAGCGCTTGCAGATCGGGGTAATCAGTTAGTTCGCGCAACAATTGGCGCTGGTCGCAGTAACTTTCGATCGCGCGGCGGAACTCCATGCGGCGCTGGTCCTTCTCTTGCTGCTTGCGAGCCTTGGCGCTGGGTTGGTAGGAACCGTCGAAGTCACGAGCCATAGCCTGTCTCCCAGTTTGAATGCGGGAGTTTCAGACTGGCCGGGAGTGTTTACGTTTAGGTTTTGGAAAGGTGACAAAACGGTGAATCTTTGCCGATTACTTCGCGGATTCACCGGTAAAGTCGCCAGCACGATCCGCCATCAGTCCTCGGTAGCCTTGATCGACTTGGGCGACAACCGCAGGCTGCGCAAGCTGCGCTTGACGCTCTTGAGGTGGTTGACCAGGCTCGGCCCACGGGCCATGGCCACACCCATGGCTAATACGTCGATCACCACCAAGTGCGCGATGCGTGAAGTGAGTGGGGTGTAGATCTCGGTGTCTTCATGCACATCGATCGCCAGGTTGACCGTAGACAATTCCGCCAGAGGTGTCGCACTTGGGCACAGGGTAATCAGGTTGGCTCCACTCTCACGCACCAGGTTGGCAGTGATCAGCAAGTCTTTCGACCGCCCTGATTGGGAAATGCACACCGCAACATCCCCAGGCTTCAATGTCACCGCCGACATCGCCTGCATGTGCGGGTCAGAGTAGGCCGCGGCGCTGAGCAGCAGGCGGAAGAATTTGTGCTGGGCGTCGGCGGCCACCGCACCGGATGCACCAAAGCCGTAGAATTCGACCCGCTGCGCCTGAGCCATGGCACTGACGGCCTGTTGCAGGGCCTGCGGATCGAGGTGCTCGCGCACTTCCATCAGGGTGTGCAGGGTGGTGTCGAAAATCTTCAGGCTGTAGTCGGCGACCGAGTCGTCTTCGTGGATCGCGAACTGACCGAAACTGGCACCGGCCGCCAGGCTTTGCGCCAGTTTGAGCTTAAGGTCCTGAAACCCGGAACAGCCGATCGCCCGGCAGAAGCGCACGATGGTCGGTTCGCTGATGCCCACGCTGTGCGCCAGGTCGGCCATGGAGCTATGCATCACGGCTGCCGGGTCGAGCAGCACGTGGTCGGCCACTTTGAGTTCCGATTTGCGCAGCAGGTGGCGCGATTGGGCGATATGTTGCAACAGATTCACGGGCTGGACTCGGTTATGATCGGCTGGCCGGGATGTAGCTTTCTTGTAGTTATACTACATGGACGCCAACCCGCCCAGTTAAACGAACGTGGAGAGTGGTGGTTTGACTATTCCTTGCGACATTCTGGTGTTCGGCGGCACGGGTGACCTGGCCCTGCACAAACTGTTACCGGCGCTTTATCACCTGTATCGCGAAGCCCGTCTGAACAACGCCGTGCGCATCATCGCACTGGCCCGCCGCCACCTCAGCCGCAACGAATACCTCAAGCTTGCAGAGCGCCATTGCCGCGCGCAAATTGCTCGCAACGACTTCGACGAGGAAGTGTGGCGACGCTTTTGCGCACGGCTGGACTACTTCCCCATGGATGCCACGCAAAGCGCAGACTTCGGCCGGCTGGCCCGCTACCTCGGCGAGCCTGGTGGGCTGACCCGCATCTTCTACCTGGCGACTGCGCCCAATTTGTTCGTACCTATCGCCAACCACCTGCGTGTCGCAGGCCTGGCCGACAGCGAAGCGCGCATCGTGCTGGAGAAGCCAATCGGTCATTCACAGGCATCGGCTACCGCCATCAATGAGGCGATCGGTGCCGTATTCGATGAGTCGCAGGTATTTCGCATCGACCACTACCTGGGCAAGGAAACCGTGCAGAACCTAATGGCCCTGCGCTTTGCCAATGCCCTGCTGGAGCCGGTGTGGTGCAACGGCCGGGTCGACCATGTGCAGATCAGCGTCTGTGAAACCCTCGGCGTGGAGAACCGTGGCGGCTACTACGACCGCGCAGGCGCGACCCGCGACATGCTGCAGAATCATCTGCTACAGCTGCTGTGCCTTGTGGCCATGGAACCACCGGCGCAATTCGAGGCAGAAGCGGTACGCGACGAAAAAGTGAAAATACTCAGGGCACTCAAACCCATCACCGGCCAGGACGTACAAGACAAAACCGTGCGTGGCCAGTACGGTGCCGGTTACATCGGCGGTCAGGAAGTACCCGCGTACTACTTCGAAAAGGACGTCGACAACGACACAGATACCGAAACCTTCGTTGCGGTGCACGCGCATATCGACAACTGGCGCTGGGCCGGCGTGCCCTTCTACCTGCGCACTGGCAAGCGTATGGCACGGCGCTCTTCGCAAATCGTCATCCAGTTCAAACCGGTGCCTCACGAGTTGTTCAGCGGTGGCCAAGTCAACCAGCTACTGATCCAGTTGCAGCCAGAGGAACGCATCAGCTTGCGCATGATGACCAAAAGCCCCGGCAAGGGTATGCGCCTGGAGCCTGTGGACCTGGACCTGAACCTGGCACAGGTGTTCGGCCAGACCCGTCGCTGGGACGCCTACGAGCGCCTGCTGCTGGATATCCTGGAAGGCGATTCGACGCTGTTCATGCGACGCGACGAGGTAGAGGCCGCCTGGGCCTGGATCGACCCGATCATCAGAGGTTGGGAAGAACATTTCCAGGCGCCCCGCCACTACGCTGCCGGCAGCAACGGCCCGGAACAAGCCAGCAGCCTTATGGCCAGGCACGGCAGACACTGGCACGGCTAACCGCCCTCATTGCCCCATGGCCGGGCCAGCATCTGGCGAAACTCTTGCTCCGGGATTGGCCTGCTGATCAGGTAGCCCTGCACCTCGTCACACCCATGCTCTCGAAGAAACGCCAGTTGCTCCGCCGTTTCCACCCCTTCGGCGACCACCTTCATGCCCAGGCTCTTGGACAACGTGATGATCGCCTGAGTAATGGCGGCATCTTGGCTGCCTTGGTGAAGGCCGCGGATGAAGGCCTGGTCGATCTTCAAGTAATCCACCGGCAGGCGTTTGAGGTAACTCAATGACGAATAGCCGGTGCCAAAGTCGTCGATGGCCAGCTTCACCCCAAGGGCATGTAACTGCTGGAAGGTCGAAATGATGTGCTCGACGCTGTCGAGCAACTGGCTTTCGGTGAGCTCCAACTCCAGCAAATTCGGCGCCAGCCCGGTGTCTTCGAGCATCTGGCGCACCAGGCTGACCAGCTTGCCCTGGCGCAGCTGGTAGACCGAAAGGTTGACAGAAACCCGCACTTCCAGGCCCTGCCGTTGCCATTGCCGGGCTTGCTTGCAGGCCTGGCGCAGCACGAATTCGCCGATCGGGGCAATCAGCCCAGTTTCCTCGGCCATGCCGATGAACTCCCCTGGAGGCACCATCCCCCGCTCAGGATGCTGCCAGCGCACCAGTGCCTCGGCGGCATTGACGTGCCCGCTAAGCACGCACAGCTTGGGTTGGTAATACACCATCAGCTGCTGTTCTTCGATAGCCTTGCGCAGCTGGTTTTCCAACTGCAAGCGCTCAAGCGTGCTGGCTCGCAGGCTTTCGGTATAGAACTGGAAATTGTCGCCGCCCAAGTGCTTGGCATGCTGTTTGGCCATGTCTGCCTGGCCAATCATGGCTTCGGCATCGAGCGTGGCATCAGCCAGTACACTGATACCTACCGATGCACTTATCACCACCTCGTGGCCATCTAGCCGCTGTGGCTTGCGCAACTTGTTCAACAAGCGGGTGGTGACCCGTACCAGGCTCGACAGGTTGCTGTAGCCATCGAAGAGCACGGCGAACTCATCGCCAGAAAGGCGCGCCACGGTATCGGCCTCGGGCAAGGTACTGACAATGCGCCGAGCAACCTTTTGAATCAGCTGGTCGGCCAGTTCATGGCCAAGGCTTTCGTTAAGCAGTTTGAAACGGTCCAAGTCTATGTGCAGCAAGGCCAGGCTGCGGCCATTGCTGCGTACGCGCCGTGCGGCGTCCAGCAAACGCAAACGGAACAGTGATCGGTTGGCCAGCCCGGTGAGCTCGTCGTAATGGGCCAGGTAACGCAGGCGCTCTTCAAAGGCTCGACGCGCCGACAGGTCGGTGAAGAAGCCGACTACTTGGCTCAGCTGGCCGCTGGAGTTGCGCACAGCCGTCAGTTGTAGCCACTGCGGATACAGCTGGCCATGCTTGCGGGCTTCGACCAGTTCGCCCTGCCACCCACCTTGCTGGCGCAGCGCCACCTCAATGGCCTGGCTGTGCCGCCGGGCATCGCTGTGACAGGGCAGCTCGAACAGCGCACTGGCAAGCGATTCGCAACGTAGATATCCAGTCATCTGGCAGTACGCCTGGTTCACCGCAAGCACCACAAAATCAGCGCTCAGAATCACCACCCCCTCATTGCATGCCTCGAAAACCGTGGAGGCAAGGCGCTGCTGTTCCTCAAGCACCTTCTGTGCAGAAATCCGTTGCAAGTCCTGGTTCAGTGACTGGTTCTGAAACCGCCGCAGCAAACTGCGGTCGAGCAGCCGGTTGACCTGCCAGGCCACCACCAGCAGCGTGGCTAGCAGGATCAGGCAGAACCAGCCCCACCCACGCTGCCCTGCGTCGAAAAAGAACAGGAAGAGGATCGGCGGCAGCAGACAGGGCAACGCAAAACTGAGAAAAGCCGGCAGGCTGACAGCATAAGCGATGCTTGCACTCAGGCTGGCCATCGCCAGCAAGCCGAATGCCCAGGCCTGCTGCTCGAAGTTGTGCTGCGGCACCAAAGCGATCGCCGCGCAGGCCAAGGTCATGCCGCTGAATGCCGAACCGACCAGGAACATGCGCCGCCATACCGGCTCGGCCTGACGCTGCGGGTCGGCCGAGTCGAACGCCGCCACCTGGATCACCCTGAGCGCAACCAGCGCCAGCAGCCAGGCCAGGCAAACGGCCACCATCAGATAGCGCCCAGGCGTCCACAACAGCCAAGCGCACAGCAGGCCGTTGAGCAGCATGAACAATGTCGGCAACAAAGAGCCTTGGTACAGCAGCCGCGTCCGCTCGACGGAAAGTTGAGTGGCAAACTGCCTGCGGACCTTCCTGGCCATCCCAGGCGATACTCCGATCGCCGTGCAGTCGTGGGTCATATCGTGAATTCTTGTAGTGTTCTTATTATGGTTGGCAGTAAACGAGCAGGGATCTTACACAAACGTCCGAGCTGGCCAAACTGCTCCCGACGGGTTTCACCCCCAGCAGTCCAGCCAGGCCCCACATACCTGCACTGGCGCGCTGCGCCTAAAGCCGATGAGCACCCGGGGCACAGGTGAATATTCATACAGTATGCGTTTGCCCGTTGCTCGGCCTGCCCCTAGAATGGCCAGATGCAAACAGACGACCTCTCCCTCCTGCTGAATTCCCTGAACGATGCCCAACGCCAGGCCGTCGCGGCCTCGCTTGGGCGTCAGCTGGTGCTTGCTGGCGCCGGCTCCGGTAAAACCCGCGTGCTGGTGCACCGTATCGCCTGGTTGATCCAGGTCGAGCAGGCCTCGCCGCACTCGATTCTGTCGGTGACCTTCACCAACAAGGCTGCTGCCGAAATGCGCCAGCGAATCGAGCAATTGCTGGGCATCAACCCGGCCGGCATGTGGGTAGGTACCTTCCACGGTCTAGCCCACCGCCTGCTGCGGGCGCACTGGCAAGAGGCGCGCCTGGTGCAGAATTTCCAGATTCTCGACAGCGACGACCAGCAGCGGCTGGTCAAGCGGGTCATGCGCGAATTGGGCCTGGACGAGCAGAAGTGGCCGGCGCGTCAGGCCCAGTGGTTCATCAACGGGCAGAAGGACGAGGGCCTGCGCCCGCAACATATCCAGCCCGGGGGCGATCTTTTCCTGCAGACCATGCGCGATGTCTACAGTGCCTATGAACAGGCATGCGAGCGCGCCGGGGTCATCGACTTTTCCGAATTGCTACTGCGCGCCCTGGATCTGTGGCGCGACCACCCCGGCCTGCTGGAACACTATCAACGGCGCTTCCGCCACCTGCTGGTGGACGAGTTCCAGGACACCAACGCCGTGCAGTACGCCTGGCTGCGCCTACTGGCAGGCAAAGACGGCGGCAGCCTGATGGCCGTAGGCGACGACGACCAGTCCATTTATGGCTGGCGCGGTGCCAAGATCGAAAACATTCACCAGTACACCGCCGACTTCCCAGACGCCGAAACGATTCGCCTGGAGCAGAACTATCGCTCCACCGGGGGCATACTCAAGGCCGCGAACGCTTTGATCGCCAACAACAGCGGGCGCCTGGGCAAGGAACTGTGGACCGATATGGGCGAAGGCGAGCCACTGACGCTGTACGCGGCCTATAACGAGCACGATGAAGCCCGCTATGTAGTGGAAACCATCGAAAGCCTGATCAAACAAGGCAGCGCACGCAACGACATCGCCATTCTGTATCGTTCCAACGCCCAATCACGGGTGCTGGAGGAGGCTCTGCTGCGCGAGCGCATTCCCTATCGCATCTATGGCGGCCAGCGCTTCTTCGAACGCGCCGAAATCAAGAACGCCATGGCTTACTTGCGTCTGATCGAAGGCCGCGGCAACGATGCCGCACTCGAACGGGTCATCAACGTGCCGCCACGGGGCATCGGCGAAAAGACTGTCGAAGCCATTCGCGAGCACGCCCGCCACAGCCAGCTGTCCATGTGGGAAGCGATGTGCCAGCTGGTATCTGCCAAAGCGCTCAAAGGCCGCGCCGCTTCCGCGCTTGGCGCGTTCATCGAGTTGATCGAGGGCCTGGCCAGCAAAGTGGCCGAAATGCCTCTGCACACCATGACCCAAACCGCCATCGAGCAGTCGGGGCTGATCATCTATCACCAGGAAGAAAAAGGTGAAAAGGGCCAGGCACGGGTAGAAAACCTTGAAGAACTGGTCAGCGCGGCGCGCAACTTCGAAACCAGCGAAGACGATGCGGACCTGTCGCCGCTTTCGGCCTTCCTTGGCCACGCCTCGCTGGAGGCTGGCGATGCCCAGGCCGACGAGCACGAAGACAGCATCCAGCTGATGACCCTGCACAGCGCCAAAGGCCTGGAGTTCCCCTATGTGTTCCTGGTGGGCATGGAGGAAGGCCTGTTCCCGCACAAGATGAGCCTGGAAGAGCCCGGCCGCCTGGAAGAGGAGCGTCGCCTGGCCTATGTCGGGATCACCCGCGCCATGCGCCAGCTGATCATGACCTACGCCGAAACCCGCCGTCTTTATGGCAGCGAGACCTACAACAAGGTGTCTCGTTTCGTACGCGAAATTCCCAGCGGGTTAGTTCAGGAAGTTCGCCTTTCCAACAGTGTCAGCCGCCCGTTTGGTGGTTCAACTGCCACGAGCAGCAACCTGTTCGCCAATGCCAATATTCCGCAAACCACGTTCAACCTCGGCCAGCGCGTGCAGCATGCAGTGTTTGGCGAAGGCATCATCCTCAATTTCGAGGGCTCCGGCGCCCAGGCGCGGGTGCAGGTGAATTTTGCAGAAGGCAGTAAATGGCTCATGCTTGGGTACGCCAAACTCGAGGCCATTTAAGGCGTCGAAACATTCAGGCAAAAGCTGGAAACATCTTGTCGCTGGTCATGTGCACGGGAACCTGTGCACCATGACGCGCGTGCAATCCACAACAGGGGAAATCCCATTTATGCAACGTTTTCTTAGCATCGCACTGGCGCTCTGCGTCGGCCTGACGCTGAGCCTGGACGCCAACGCCAAGCGTTTCGGCGGCGGCAAGAGTTCGGGCTCCGCGCCTATCCACCAGACCCGCCAGGCTACGCCAACCACGCCTGCAGCCGCACCGACTGCGCCTGGCCGCGCACCGGCCGCCACCAGCGGTGCTTCGCGCTGGCTGGGCCCACTGGCCGGCCTCGCCGCCGGTGGCCTGCTGGCTTCCATGTTCATGGGTGACGGCTTCCAGGGCATGCAGATCATGGACTTCCTGATCATCGGCCTGATCGCCTTCCTGGTATTCCGCTTCATTGCAGCACGCCGTCGCCAGCAGCAGCCGCAAATGGCCGCGCCAGGTCACGCGCCGCTCCAGCGTGAAGCCCATGGCCAGCCTGCTCAGCCTTCGATCTTCGGCGGTTCGGCAGCGCCTGCTGCCACAGCCGCGCCGGTGATCAATGCCCCGGCCTGGTTCAACGAGCAAAGCTTCCTTGCCGCAGCCCGCAGCCACTTCCAGTCGCTGCAGCAGCACTGGGATGCCAATGAAATGGACAAGATCGCAGAGTTCGTCACACCGCAAATGCTCGAGTTCCTCAAGCGCGAGCGTGCTGACCTGGGTGACGGCTTCCAGTCCACCTACATCGATGACCTCGACGTGCAGCTCGATGGCGTCGACGATCGTGCCGACCGCACCGACGCCACCCTTACCTTCCGTGGCGTGTCGAAGACTTCGCGCTTCGACCAGGGCGAAGCTTTCAGCGAAAGCTGGCACATGGTGCGCGCCCAGGGCGAGAACCAGCCTTGGCTGGTGGCCGGTATCCGCCAAAACGGTTAACCGACTCACGTTGCACAAAAAACCCCGGGCTTGCCCGGGGTTTTGCTTTTGCCAGAGCGGGCTACTAGGGTATAACCCGCAGCGTTGTCATCAAGGTCAGAGGATGTAACCGTGGAAGAAGTGATCGAACAACTCCGTGAAGCCAATGAACCCGTGCCAGTGCCACTGGAGCTTCCCGATGAGGATCAACTGGTCGAAATCGAAGAACAGCTGTTCATCAACATTCCGTTCGTTTTCAAAGAGTTTCTGCTGACGGTCAGCGATGTGGTTTATGGCTCCCTGGAGCCTGTGACCTGCACCGACCCGCAGTCCCACACCTTTTTGCCTGATGTGGCCGCCAACGCCTGGGAAGCGGGCGTACCGCGCGACCTTATCCCCCTGTGCCAGGACGGCGATAGCTATTACTGTGTCGAGGAAGACGGCACCGTGGTGCTCTGGGATGGCGATGAAGAAGCCATCACTGAAGAAAGCTGGGAATCGGTGTGGCACTGGGCACGGGACGTCTGGCTGGAGAGCTGACGCCCCGTTGTGGCGCTGTCAGTGAGAGTGGTCGCGACTGTTCTCCAGCGTTTCCAGCAAGGCTATCTGCATGCGTGAATGCACGCGGATAAACCAGCGCCACAGCAGTGCCACCACCACCGCTGCTACCACTGCAATCACCAGCAACAGCTCGCTGGTCGGCAGGATGCTCGCCGACAAGGCCGACAGCAGCAGGAAGATCACCAGCAGCGAGAGCAGCGGAATCACCTCGGCCACCACCCGGCGCACACGCTGGGTATGCCGCCCGGCCATTTCCGGCTTGACCCCCATCTCGGCCAGCAGCATGGACAGGGCTTTGAGCTTGCGATAAGCCGCAATCAGAAACGGCAGTGACAGCAGCAATGCTGCGCCCCAGATCAGCGCCTTCTGCTGGCTGACATCCGTCACCCACTCGCTGAGCCAGGCGCCAATGCGCGCAGCGAAATAACCGCCGCTGAAGAAGATTGCGATCACCAGCGCCAGATTGACACCTACCTGCAACAAGATACGCCGAATCATGGCCGCCAGCATGGCGCCTTCTCCTTGCGGCTGAATACTGCGCAACCATTCTCCATAAAGCGATAACACCCGCGCCAGACGCCCTGGCACCATATGACCCAGCTTGTGCGAAAGCGGGTCGGCAGCGCGAATCAGGTAAGGCGTCAGCAGCGTGGTAATGGCAGACACCGCCACTGCCACAGGGTAGAGAAAGTCACTGGTGACCTGCAGCGTCATCCCAAGCGCCGCGATGATGAACGAAAATTCACCGATCTGCGAAAGGCCCATACCTACGCGCAGCGAGGTCCGCCCATCGTTACCGGCTATGAAGGCGCCCATGCCGCACGACAGCATTTTGCCCAGTACCACAGCCAGGGTGATGACCACGATAGGCCAGGCGTAATCGACCAGCACCTGGGGGTCGATCATCAGGCCGATGGCAACGAAGAAAATTGCGCTGAACAAGTCCCGTACCGGCTCGATCAGCCGCTCGATCTTCAGCAACTGGCGCGATTCAGCCATGATCGCACCGATCAGGAAGGCTCCCAGTACCATGCTGTACTCGAGCTTCACGACCAGCAAGCAGAAGCCGAAACACAGGCCCAGCACTGTGATCAACAACATCTCGTTGCTTTCGAATTTGGCCACATAGGCCAGCAGCCGCGGCACCAGCAGAATGCCGATGACCAGCGCCACGATCATGAATAGCGACAACTTGCCGACGGTCGAGAACACCTCGCCGGAGCTCACCGAACCACTTACGGCGATGCCTGAAAGCAAGGCGATGATGCCAATGCCGAGAATGTCTTCGACGATCAACACCCCGAAGATCAACTGGGCGAAGCGCTCGTTCTTCATCTTCAAGTCGTTGAGCGCCTTGACGATGATGGTCGTCGAGGAAATCGCCAGGATGGCACCGAGGAACAGCGAGTCCATGGTACTCCAACCGAACCACCGGCCGATCTCAAAACCGATCCAGATCATCAGCACGATTTCCAGGAACGCCGCGATGAACGCCGTGGCACCGACCTTGAACAGCTTGCGCAGGCTGAATTCCAGGCCAAGACAGAACATCAGGAAAATCACCCCAAGCTCGGCCAGGGTCTTGATCGTGTCTTCGTCATGGATCAGCCCAAAGGGCGGGGTGTGTGGCCCGATGATGAAGCCTGCGACGATGTAGCCCAGCACCACGGGCTGTTTCAACCGATGAAAAAGAATCGTCACGACACCTGCGACCAGCATTATCACTGCCAGGTCCTGGATGAAGCTGATGGCATGCATGGCGCGATACTCCTTTTCGACGTTGCTCAATGCCGGGGCAGACCGCTCCTCTGTCAAGGCCGAGCCAAGCAAGAAGCAAGTACATACTGTATTGAATGCAGGAAAGCCCATGTTGCATGGGCGTACTCAGGGTAACATCGCACCCCGTCACAAATTGCCGGTGCAATATGCAGAAACAGATCGGCTGATCAGCCGCCCCAAATGGCAACGCAGGCGTGACGACGCCACATCGGGCAACGTCCCGTAAAAGGAAGGCAAACCTTCAGAAAGGGGGAAACAGAAGTGTCAGCAGATACCCGCCCCGATTCAGCGCAATTTCACCGTGAGCACACTATGGAACCTGGAAACGCCCAGCTGAGCATGACCGTCCTGATGACCCCGGACATGGCCAACTTTTCTGGCAACGTACACGGCGGCACCTTGCTCAAATACCTCGACGAAGTGGCCTACGCCTGCGCCAGCCGCTATGCCGGCAGCTATGTGGTGACCTTGTCGGTTGACCAGGTGATCTTCCGCGAGCCGGTGCACGTCGGCGAACTGGTGACCTTCCTGGCCTCAGTCAACTACACCGGCAATACCTCGATGGAAGTGGGCATCAAAGTAATCACGGAGAACATCCGCGAGCGCTCGGTACGCCACTCCAATAGCTGCTTCTTCACCATGGTTGCAGTAGATGACAACCGTCGCCCGGTGCCGGTCCCTGCGCGCCAGCCGCAGTCCAGCGAAGAGAAACGCCGCTTCCTGCAAGGCCAGCAACGCCGGCAGATCCGTCAGGAACTGGAAAAACGCTACCAGAACCTGAAAACCGATTCGATCTAGACCGCCAGGCGCTGCGCCTCGAACCGCACGCGCGGGTGGGCGATACGATCCTGGGCCCGCACCAGTTGCAATTCGTAGCTGGTGCAGGCCTGGGTTTCCAGCAGCACCTCATGCACCGCCGCTGCGGTGTACTCGAACGCTTGTCGCCAGCTGTCTCCCAGCAGAACCCGAGCCAGGAACAAGCCCGAGGTCAGGTCGCCCACACCTACTGGTTGCCGTGGGAAAGCCAGCAGCGGACGGCCAAGGTGCCAGCTTTCTTCGCGGGTAACCAGCAACATTTCGAACATGTCTTGAGGGCGCCCCGGATACGCCAGGTGCTTGACCAACACGACCTGCGGGCCGCGCGCCAGCAGGCTGCGCGCCATGCTCACGCAGTCTTCGAGCGATTGCGCACGGCGCCCGCAAAAACTGTCGAGTTCCAGTTGATTGGGGCAGAGGATATCCGCGCTGGCCACGGCCTCATCGAGCAGAAAATCACTGACCTCCTGCGGCACGATGCAACCCTTCTCGGCATGGCCCATGACAGGGTCGCACAGATACAAAGCCTTGGCGTTCACCGCTTTGATCCGCTGCACACCCGCGAGGATCGCCCGGCCCTGGGCGGCACTGCCCAGGTACCCGGACAGCACCGCATCACAGTGGCCCAGCTCGCCAATATTGGAAATCCCTTCCACCAACGCAGGAATTTGCGCTGGAGCAAGCACTTCCCCCGCCCACTGGCCATACTGTGTGTGGTTGGAAAACTGTACTGTATTAAGAGGCCAGACGTTGACTCCAACTCGCTGCATGGGAAACACCGCAGCGCTGTTGCCGGCGTGGCCGAACACCACGTGGGATTGGATGGCGAGCAGGTGCGGAGTACGTTTCATGGGAGCGGATTCCAAAGCTGTTTCAAGGTTTGTGCGGCGCGCAGTATGAACTCGATCGCCACCTGTACGACAGGCCAGTGGCGCAGTTAAGCTGGTTCGACCTGTTTGGAGCATACGTAAATGTTGACCCTGGAGAATCTCTTCGTCCTGATGCTGTTGGCCACGGCAGGCGCTTGGTTATGGCATAACCACGGGCTGCGCGAGAAGGCCCTGGAGCGGGTCAAACAGCATTGCGCCAAACTCGATCTGGAACTGCTGGATGACGCCGTTGCGCTCAAACGCATCGCGTTCATCCGTGATGCCAAAGGCAGGAAACGCCTGGCGCGGGTCTATGCCTTCGAGTTCACCGTCACCGGCGAGCAGCGCCACCCCGGCAGCGTGACCCAGTTCGGTGCCCACAGCGCACAGATTGAGCTGGCGCCCTACCCGTTCGAGATCAAGACACCGCCACGGGCCGACAATGTGATTCAGATGCAGCAATGGCGCCAGGAGCATAACCGCTGGCACAACTGAGGCGCGCCGCGTTTATGTGATCAAGCATTGCGCCAGCGCCACCTGCAGAGGTGGTGCTGGCTGAGCCTGCTCAAAGATTAACTCGATGCGCGTATCTTTGCGCCATTCGCTGGGCTGCCACTGCGGCACTTGGCCTTCCAGCCCATTGAACGATTGCCAGCCATGCTGGGTGTGGATAACACCCTTGGCGCGCCGCCAAGGCCAAGCGGCGAGAAATGCCTGCATGCGCTGCGGGTCGAATTGCTGGCTCGGGTGCCAGCGCCACCCGATGCTCCAACCGCCATCCCCTGACAGTGCAGTACAGAGCGGCAGGGTTTTATCTATCCACAGGGGCTCAGGGGCTGTGGACAGATCAGCATCCACCAAATTACCCACAAGCAAACCGAGCGGTTGTGTTGTGGATGAACTGGGCAGGGTTTTCATGTCAACCAGAGCCTGCTGGGTCCAAACACTGTTGATATCTTTTAATCTGTTATTTATCAACAGCTTACCGAAATCATCCACAGTGTCAGCCTTGTTCAGCAGCACC
Proteins encoded in this region:
- the uvrD gene encoding DNA helicase II; the protein is MQTDDLSLLLNSLNDAQRQAVAASLGRQLVLAGAGSGKTRVLVHRIAWLIQVEQASPHSILSVTFTNKAAAEMRQRIEQLLGINPAGMWVGTFHGLAHRLLRAHWQEARLVQNFQILDSDDQQRLVKRVMRELGLDEQKWPARQAQWFINGQKDEGLRPQHIQPGGDLFLQTMRDVYSAYEQACERAGVIDFSELLLRALDLWRDHPGLLEHYQRRFRHLLVDEFQDTNAVQYAWLRLLAGKDGGSLMAVGDDDQSIYGWRGAKIENIHQYTADFPDAETIRLEQNYRSTGGILKAANALIANNSGRLGKELWTDMGEGEPLTLYAAYNEHDEARYVVETIESLIKQGSARNDIAILYRSNAQSRVLEEALLRERIPYRIYGGQRFFERAEIKNAMAYLRLIEGRGNDAALERVINVPPRGIGEKTVEAIREHARHSQLSMWEAMCQLVSAKALKGRAASALGAFIELIEGLASKVAEMPLHTMTQTAIEQSGLIIYHQEEKGEKGQARVENLEELVSAARNFETSEDDADLSPLSAFLGHASLEAGDAQADEHEDSIQLMTLHSAKGLEFPYVFLVGMEEGLFPHKMSLEEPGRLEEERRLAYVGITRAMRQLIMTYAETRRLYGSETYNKVSRFVREIPSGLVQEVRLSNSVSRPFGGSTATSSNLFANANIPQTTFNLGQRVQHAVFGEGIILNFEGSGAQARVQVNFAEGSKWLMLGYAKLEAI
- a CDS encoding Tim44 domain-containing protein, encoding MQRFLSIALALCVGLTLSLDANAKRFGGGKSSGSAPIHQTRQATPTTPAAAPTAPGRAPAATSGASRWLGPLAGLAAGGLLASMFMGDGFQGMQIMDFLIIGLIAFLVFRFIAARRRQQQPQMAAPGHAPLQREAHGQPAQPSIFGGSAAPAATAAPVINAPAWFNEQSFLAAARSHFQSLQQHWDANEMDKIAEFVTPQMLEFLKRERADLGDGFQSTYIDDLDVQLDGVDDRADRTDATLTFRGVSKTSRFDQGEAFSESWHMVRAQGENQPWLVAGIRQNG
- a CDS encoding SMI1/KNR4 family protein, with amino-acid sequence MEEVIEQLREANEPVPVPLELPDEDQLVEIEEQLFINIPFVFKEFLLTVSDVVYGSLEPVTCTDPQSHTFLPDVAANAWEAGVPRDLIPLCQDGDSYYCVEEDGTVVLWDGDEEAITEESWESVWHWARDVWLES
- a CDS encoding cation:proton antiporter, yielding MHAISFIQDLAVIMLVAGVVTILFHRLKQPVVLGYIVAGFIIGPHTPPFGLIHDEDTIKTLAELGVIFLMFCLGLEFSLRKLFKVGATAFIAAFLEIVLMIWIGFEIGRWFGWSTMDSLFLGAILAISSTTIIVKALNDLKMKNERFAQLIFGVLIVEDILGIGIIALLSGIAVSGSVSSGEVFSTVGKLSLFMIVALVIGILLVPRLLAYVAKFESNEMLLITVLGLCFGFCLLVVKLEYSMVLGAFLIGAIMAESRQLLKIERLIEPVRDLFSAIFFVAIGLMIDPQVLVDYAWPIVVITLAVVLGKMLSCGMGAFIAGNDGRTSLRVGMGLSQIGEFSFIIAALGMTLQVTSDFLYPVAVAVSAITTLLTPYLIRAADPLSHKLGHMVPGRLARVLSLYGEWLRSIQPQGEGAMLAAMIRRILLQVGVNLALVIAIFFSGGYFAARIGAWLSEWVTDVSQQKALIWGAALLLSLPFLIAAYRKLKALSMLLAEMGVKPEMAGRHTQRVRRVVAEVIPLLSLLVIFLLLSALSASILPTSELLLVIAVVAAVVVALLWRWFIRVHSRMQIALLETLENSRDHSH
- a CDS encoding acyl-CoA thioesterase; protein product: MEPGNAQLSMTVLMTPDMANFSGNVHGGTLLKYLDEVAYACASRYAGSYVVTLSVDQVIFREPVHVGELVTFLASVNYTGNTSMEVGIKVITENIRERSVRHSNSCFFTMVAVDDNRRPVPVPARQPQSSEEKRRFLQGQQRRQIRQELEKRYQNLKTDSI
- the pdxY gene encoding pyridoxal kinase PdxY; translated protein: MKRTPHLLAIQSHVVFGHAGNSAAVFPMQRVGVNVWPLNTVQFSNHTQYGQWAGEVLAPAQIPALVEGISNIGELGHCDAVLSGYLGSAAQGRAILAGVQRIKAVNAKALYLCDPVMGHAEKGCIVPQEVSDFLLDEAVASADILCPNQLELDSFCGRRAQSLEDCVSMARSLLARGPQVVLVKHLAYPGRPQDMFEMLLVTREESWHLGRPLLAFPRQPVGVGDLTSGLFLARVLLGDSWRQAFEYTAAAVHEVLLETQACTSYELQLVRAQDRIAHPRVRFEAQRLAV